From Acidobacteriaceae bacterium, the proteins below share one genomic window:
- a CDS encoding molybdopterin-dependent oxidoreductase, whose amino-acid sequence MGRHTINGMPSRQIHAVCTHDCPDSCGVLVTIDESTGRATKVQGDPAHPVTRGFLCGKVARYLERVYSPERLLYPMRRKRGVAKGPLEKGREVEAFERIRWDEALDEIAARLHAIASEHGPESVLPYSYAGTIGQLGYGSMDRRFFHRLGASQLDRTICASAGAEALNLVYGTRIGPAPEDFAHAGLIIAWGANIHGNNIHLWPFIEEARRSGAKLIVIDPYRTRTAALADEHLVVKPGSDLLLALSLMHVLFRDGLHDEAYLEECAHGWRELREHALQAEYAPERAAAIVGIDAETIERLAKAYGAAGHDGRRPAVIRMNYGIQRSDNGGNAARAVAMLPLITGAWKQRGGGVLLSMSGAFAFNGAKLQRPELMQQSSLGREARMVNMNELGHALTKLDGPPVKALVVYNCNPAAVAPDSTQVLAGMKREDLFTVVHEQFFTDSTDYADIVLPATTFLEHKELMGSYGHRYVQMSHRAIEPLGEARSNVWLFGQLGLRMGFEAELFDVDEDALIDEALSVKNSLMAGIDRERLESEGHVALGFEQDALPYSSARWFQTSHGKAEMLPVPAWFAPVESHVNATAEFPLQFLPRKADNYMNTTFANLEGHQKMERKTAGVLEMHVDDAAARGIGNGDAVRVWNERGRMQLVAKIEEQVGKGVVAARLDWQKLSQDGQNVNALTSQRLTDIGGGATFYSTLVEVAKA is encoded by the coding sequence ATGGGGCGACATACAATCAATGGTATGCCCAGTCGCCAGATACACGCGGTGTGTACGCATGATTGCCCGGACTCGTGCGGGGTACTCGTCACGATTGATGAGTCGACGGGACGTGCGACGAAGGTGCAGGGTGACCCGGCGCATCCGGTGACTCGCGGCTTTCTGTGCGGCAAGGTGGCGCGGTACCTGGAGCGCGTGTACTCGCCCGAACGCCTGCTGTACCCGATGCGGCGTAAGCGTGGCGTAGCGAAAGGCCCGCTGGAAAAAGGCAGAGAGGTCGAGGCCTTTGAGCGTATTCGCTGGGACGAAGCGCTGGACGAAATTGCCGCTCGCCTGCACGCGATTGCGAGTGAGCATGGGCCGGAGAGCGTGCTGCCGTACAGCTATGCGGGGACGATTGGGCAGCTTGGATATGGCTCGATGGATCGGCGGTTCTTTCATCGGCTGGGAGCTTCGCAGCTTGACCGCACGATCTGCGCGAGCGCGGGTGCGGAGGCGCTGAACCTTGTGTACGGCACGCGCATTGGGCCGGCTCCAGAGGACTTCGCCCATGCAGGTTTGATCATCGCGTGGGGCGCGAACATCCACGGCAACAACATTCATCTGTGGCCGTTCATCGAAGAGGCGCGGCGCAGTGGAGCGAAGTTGATCGTGATTGATCCTTATCGCACGCGTACCGCGGCGCTGGCGGATGAACACCTGGTGGTGAAGCCAGGGAGCGATCTGCTGCTGGCGTTGAGCCTGATGCATGTACTGTTTCGCGATGGGTTGCACGATGAGGCTTATCTCGAAGAGTGCGCGCATGGGTGGCGAGAGCTGCGCGAACATGCGCTGCAGGCGGAGTATGCTCCGGAGCGTGCAGCTGCGATTGTCGGCATTGATGCGGAGACGATTGAGCGGCTGGCGAAGGCTTATGGAGCTGCAGGACACGATGGGCGCCGCCCTGCGGTGATCCGCATGAACTACGGGATTCAACGTTCGGACAACGGAGGCAATGCGGCGCGTGCGGTTGCGATGCTGCCTCTAATTACAGGTGCGTGGAAGCAGCGTGGAGGCGGCGTGCTGCTATCCATGAGTGGAGCGTTTGCGTTCAACGGAGCGAAGCTGCAGCGGCCGGAGTTGATGCAGCAGAGTTCGCTGGGACGCGAGGCCCGCATGGTGAACATGAACGAGTTGGGCCATGCGTTGACGAAGTTGGACGGGCCACCGGTAAAGGCACTGGTGGTATACAACTGCAACCCGGCGGCGGTGGCTCCGGATTCGACGCAGGTGCTGGCGGGAATGAAGCGCGAAGACCTGTTCACGGTGGTGCATGAGCAGTTCTTCACGGACTCGACGGATTATGCCGACATCGTGCTGCCAGCGACGACGTTTCTCGAGCACAAAGAGCTGATGGGATCGTATGGACACCGGTATGTGCAGATGTCGCATCGTGCGATTGAGCCGCTGGGCGAAGCACGGTCGAATGTGTGGCTGTTTGGACAGCTTGGTTTGCGGATGGGATTTGAGGCGGAGCTCTTCGATGTTGACGAAGATGCGTTGATCGATGAGGCCCTGAGCGTGAAGAACTCGCTGATGGCGGGCATCGACAGGGAGCGGCTGGAGAGCGAAGGGCACGTGGCTCTGGGCTTCGAGCAGGATGCGCTCCCCTACTCTTCCGCACGGTGGTTTCAGACGTCGCACGGCAAGGCAGAGATGCTGCCGGTTCCTGCATGGTTTGCGCCGGTGGAGTCACATGTGAACGCGACGGCTGAGTTTCCTCTGCAGTTTCTACCGCGCAAGGCGGACAACTACATGAACACCACGTTTGCGAATCTGGAAGGCCACCAGAAGATGGAGCGCAAGACCGCTGGCGTTCTGGAGATGCATGTGGACGATGCGGCTGCGCGCGGGATCGGCAACGGCGATGCGGTGCGGGTGTGGAACGAGCGCGGCAGGATGCAGCTTGTGGCGAAGATTGAGGAACAGGTGGGCAAGGGTGTGGTGGCGGCAAGGCTGGACTGGCAGAAGCTGTCGCAGGATGGGCAGAACGTGAATGCGTTGACAAGCCAGCGGTTGACCGACATTGGCGGCGGTGCGACGTTTTACTCAACGCTTGTTGAGGTGGCGAAAGCGTAG
- a CDS encoding DUF4440 domain-containing protein — translation MLRRLLLAFFCTALVALPAFAQSSDAEAIKQAMTKSAADWNRGDLDAFATSYKNSPDILFIGHKISHGYAGMLAGYKSAYPTPAKMGKLTFTDIEIQPLDAHFATATGWFHLLRSDADGGNQNGYFLLVLEKTPQGWKIIRDDTTAVPSKK, via the coding sequence ATGCTCCGTCGCCTGCTTCTCGCGTTCTTCTGTACGGCACTCGTTGCGCTCCCGGCGTTCGCGCAATCTTCCGACGCCGAAGCCATCAAGCAGGCGATGACGAAATCCGCCGCAGACTGGAACCGCGGCGACCTCGACGCCTTCGCCACCAGCTACAAGAACTCGCCCGACATCCTTTTCATCGGCCACAAGATCAGCCACGGCTACGCCGGCATGCTCGCGGGTTACAAGTCCGCCTATCCCACGCCTGCGAAGATGGGCAAGCTCACCTTCACCGACATAGAAATCCAGCCGCTCGACGCCCACTTCGCCACCGCCACTGGCTGGTTCCATCTCCTCCGCAGCGACGCTGACGGGGGCAACCAGAACGGCTACTTCCTGCTCGTCCTCGAAAAGACGCCGCAGGGGTGGAAGATCATCCGCGACGACACCACGGCCGTTCCCTCAAAGAAGTAG
- a CDS encoding ATP-binding cassette domain-containing protein translates to MNEVFLEARNLVKEYGAARVVDNVSLTLHRGEALGLVGESGSGKSTVARMVLRLIEPTAGSVVLHREGQSLDILAQRPRALRALRRDLAMVFQDPYAALDPRMTVQQTLAEPFAIHSVKPAEGLKPKLHDLLHEVGLDASALSRYPHEFSGGQRQRINIARALALSPSLLVLDEPVSALDVSVGAQVINLLRDLQQRRGLTCLFISHSMPLVRYFCQRVAVMQRGRLVEEGTWQQVCESPREEYTRNLLAATPELPA, encoded by the coding sequence ATGAACGAAGTCTTTCTCGAAGCTCGCAATCTGGTCAAAGAGTACGGCGCCGCGCGCGTCGTCGACAACGTCTCGCTCACGCTGCATCGCGGCGAAGCCCTCGGCCTCGTCGGCGAATCCGGCTCCGGCAAAAGCACCGTCGCCCGCATGGTCCTCCGCCTCATCGAGCCCACCGCAGGCAGCGTTGTCCTGCATCGCGAAGGCCAGTCGCTGGACATCCTCGCGCAGAGGCCACGCGCCCTGCGTGCCCTCCGCCGCGACCTCGCGATGGTCTTTCAGGACCCGTATGCCGCGCTTGATCCACGCATGACCGTCCAGCAAACCCTCGCGGAACCCTTCGCCATCCACAGCGTCAAGCCTGCCGAAGGCCTCAAGCCAAAGCTGCACGACCTGCTCCACGAAGTCGGTCTCGACGCCTCCGCGCTCTCACGCTATCCGCATGAGTTCTCCGGCGGCCAGCGCCAGCGCATCAACATCGCCCGCGCCCTGGCTCTTTCGCCCTCACTGCTTGTTCTTGACGAACCCGTCAGCGCGCTCGACGTCTCCGTCGGCGCCCAGGTCATCAACCTCCTGCGCGATCTGCAGCAGCGCCGCGGACTCACCTGCCTCTTCATCTCGCACTCCATGCCGCTCGTGCGCTACTTCTGCCAGCGCGTCGCCGTCATGCAGCGCGGCAGGCTCGTCGAAGAAGGCACCTGGCAACAGGTCTGCGAATCACCGCGCGAAGAGTACACCCGCAACCTCCTCGCCGCGACCCCGGAACTCCCCGCCTAA